In the Flavisolibacter tropicus genome, one interval contains:
- a CDS encoding M20/M25/M40 family metallo-hydrolase: protein MKKLAYAVAVLLAATTTHAQHEDSVFLRRLADEILVNSQAYENLRHLTKQIGGRLAGSPQMVKAEQWGLGAMKAANAQNAWLQECMVPHWVRGGKDVANAKLAATKGEKASQKSLDIVALGNSVGTMKPMQASVIEINSFEELDQKKDQVKDKIVFYNYKFNPTFVRTFQAYSDAGRFRREGPNRAAKYGAKAIIVRSLSHSTDNNPHTGSTSYSDSTVPKIPAVAIGLKDADWLSNVAKQRNVEVTLHTNGRFLPDTIGHNVIGEIKGSEFPDEYITIGGHLDSWDNCEGAHDDGAGCVQTIEILRAFKAMGYQPKRTIRFVLFANEENGLRGGTKYAEEAKAKGEKHVFALESDAGGFTPRGFGFTVSAAQFQKIQGWQSLLAPYGATELTQGGGGADIGPLNRNLGTPLAGLQPDSQRYFDLHHARNDVFEAVNKRELELGALNMGALIYLVDKYGL from the coding sequence ATGAAGAAATTAGCTTATGCTGTAGCAGTGCTATTGGCTGCTACCACTACACACGCACAACATGAAGACTCGGTCTTTCTGCGCCGCCTGGCAGATGAGATCTTAGTAAACAGCCAGGCCTATGAAAACCTACGTCACCTTACCAAGCAGATTGGTGGACGACTGGCCGGCTCACCTCAAATGGTAAAGGCTGAACAATGGGGGCTTGGCGCCATGAAGGCCGCTAATGCTCAAAACGCCTGGTTACAAGAATGTATGGTGCCACACTGGGTACGCGGTGGAAAAGATGTGGCCAATGCTAAACTGGCGGCTACGAAAGGAGAAAAAGCTTCTCAGAAAAGCCTGGACATTGTAGCCTTGGGCAACTCGGTAGGTACTATGAAACCAATGCAGGCTTCTGTTATTGAGATCAATAGTTTTGAAGAGCTGGATCAGAAAAAAGACCAGGTAAAAGACAAGATCGTTTTTTACAACTATAAGTTCAATCCAACATTTGTACGCACGTTCCAGGCCTATTCAGATGCTGGTCGTTTCCGTAGAGAAGGGCCTAACCGTGCGGCAAAGTATGGAGCGAAGGCCATTATCGTACGCAGTCTTTCGCATAGCACCGATAATAATCCGCATACTGGTTCTACTTCATATAGCGATTCTACAGTTCCAAAGATTCCTGCCGTAGCCATTGGTTTGAAAGATGCTGACTGGTTGAGTAATGTTGCCAAGCAACGCAATGTAGAAGTAACCTTGCATACCAATGGTCGCTTCCTGCCAGATACAATTGGACATAATGTAATTGGTGAGATCAAGGGCAGTGAGTTTCCTGATGAATACATTACCATCGGCGGGCACCTTGATAGCTGGGATAACTGCGAGGGTGCACATGATGATGGCGCTGGTTGTGTACAAACCATTGAAATATTACGCGCTTTTAAGGCTATGGGTTACCAACCTAAACGCACGATTCGTTTTGTATTATTTGCCAACGAAGAGAATGGCTTAAGAGGCGGTACTAAGTACGCTGAAGAAGCAAAGGCAAAAGGTGAAAAGCATGTCTTTGCTTTAGAAAGTGACGCCGGTGGATTTACACCACGCGGTTTTGGCTTTACGGTTTCTGCGGCACAGTTTCAAAAGATCCAAGGCTGGCAGAGTCTATTGGCGCCATATGGTGCAACTGAACTAACGCAAGGTGGCGGTGGTGCTGATATTGGTCCTTTAAATCGTAACCTGGGTACACCTTTGGCTGGTTTGCAACCAGATTCACAGCGTTATTTTGATCTGCACCATGCCCGCAATGATGTATTTGAAGCAGTGAACAAAAGAGAGTTGGAATTAGGTGCATTGAATATGGGTGCACTGATATACTTAGTAGATAAGTACGGATTGTAA
- the bshA gene encoding N-acetyl-alpha-D-glucosaminyl L-malate synthase BshA — translation MRIGIVCYPTFGGSGVLATELGKALAQHGHQVHFITYQQPVRLNGFIPNIFYHEVQVPTYPLFDYPPYETALASTMVDVIKNNHLQLLHVHYAIPHASAAYMAKRILEQDGIHIPVITTLHGTDITLVGRDKTYAPVVAFSINQSDAITAVSQNLCEETYKYFKIEKPIQVIHNFVDVQRFQRKPIDAFRKAIAPNGERILLHASNFRKIKRVQDVVKIFYNVQKEIPSKLLFVGDGPERADAEALSRDLGICNDILFVGKQEQMEDILAIADLFLLTSEYESFGLAALEAMAAGVPVVSTNAGGLGEIMIEGKIGYMGDVGDVETMSKHAISILANEERLQKFKSAAAEHAHTFDIHNIIPIYEKLYEDVLQKELAAH, via the coding sequence ATGAGAATTGGTATAGTTTGTTACCCAACGTTTGGCGGTAGTGGCGTATTGGCCACAGAATTAGGAAAGGCGTTAGCACAGCACGGACATCAGGTTCACTTTATTACGTACCAGCAGCCGGTTCGCTTGAACGGCTTTATACCCAATATTTTTTACCACGAGGTGCAGGTACCTACCTACCCCTTATTTGATTACCCACCCTACGAAACGGCACTGGCCAGCACCATGGTGGATGTTATCAAGAACAACCATTTGCAGTTACTCCATGTGCATTATGCTATCCCTCACGCATCGGCTGCTTATATGGCCAAGCGCATCTTAGAGCAAGATGGCATACACATTCCAGTAATTACCACATTGCACGGTACAGATATCACCCTGGTAGGTCGCGATAAAACTTATGCACCGGTGGTGGCGTTCTCTATCAATCAGAGCGACGCGATTACAGCTGTGTCGCAAAACCTATGTGAGGAAACTTACAAGTACTTTAAGATTGAAAAGCCCATACAGGTCATACACAACTTTGTAGATGTACAGCGCTTCCAACGTAAACCCATTGATGCTTTCCGTAAGGCTATTGCACCCAATGGAGAACGCATCTTACTACATGCTTCCAACTTCCGCAAGATCAAGCGCGTGCAGGATGTAGTAAAGATCTTTTATAATGTACAAAAAGAGATTCCTAGTAAACTGCTCTTTGTAGGTGATGGCCCTGAACGGGCAGATGCTGAAGCTTTAAGCCGTGATTTGGGTATTTGTAATGACATACTCTTTGTAGGTAAACAGGAGCAAATGGAAGATATCCTGGCCATTGCCGACTTGTTCCTGTTAACATCTGAGTATGAAAGCTTTGGATTAGCCGCCTTAGAAGCTATGGCTGCAGGTGTGCCCGTAGTATCTACCAATGCCGGTGGCTTGGGTGAGATTATGATTGAAGGGAAGATAGGCTACATGGGTGATGTGGGTGATGTAGAAACTATGAGCAAACACGCTATCTCAATATTAGCGAACGAGGAGCGCCTCCAAAAATTCAAAAGTGCGGCCGCAGAACACGCCCACACTTTTGACATTCACAACATCATACCGATCTATGAGAAGTTGTATGAAGATGTATTACAAAAAGAGTTGGCAGCGCATTAA